From Medicago truncatula cultivar Jemalong A17 chromosome 7, MtrunA17r5.0-ANR, whole genome shotgun sequence, a single genomic window includes:
- the LOC11419745 gene encoding uncharacterized protein — protein MAKIMKFVYNMIPFLSIFIITLQVNGVVVCEIDADCPQICMPPYEVRCVNHRCGWVNTDDSLFLTQEFTRSKQYIIS, from the exons atGGCTAAAATTATGAAGTTTGTTTATAATATGATTCCATTTCTGTCCATATTTATTATCACTTTACAAGTTAATG GAGTTGTTGTATGTGAAATTGATGCCGATTGTCCACAAATTTGTATGCCTCCTTATGAAGTAAGGTGTGTTAACCACCGTTGTGGATGGGTTAACACCGACGATTCCTTGTTTTTGACCCAAGAGTTTACTAGATCTAAGCAATATATTATATCTTAG